Proteins from one Podospora pseudoanserina strain CBS 124.78 chromosome 1, whole genome shotgun sequence genomic window:
- a CDS encoding hypothetical protein (EggNog:ENOG503P5WY; COG:S): protein MTRGEATRAKVFFKGEHDDFVVVVDSAEDYQKWVSDRSTPLAQVVSSFKVFATHRHGPHGRLEGASNALLENEFGTSNEDEAVIKILEKGTLQEFEVCET, encoded by the exons atgacTCGTGGAGAGGCTACCCGCGCCAAGGTTTTCTTCAAGGGCGAGCACGATGActttgtcgtcgttgtcgacAGTGCTGAGGACTACCAGAAGTGGGTTTCTGACAGATCAACCCCCCTCGCCCAGGTTGTCTCTTCTTTCAAGGTCTTTGCTACTCACCG CCACGGTCCCCACGGCAGACTTGAGGGTGCCTCGAATGCCCTGCTTGAGAACGAGTTTGGTACTTCCAacgaggatgaggccgtGATTAAGATTTTGGAGAAGGGCACACTGCAGGAGTTTGAGGTATGTGAAACTTGA